From a region of the Triticum aestivum cultivar Chinese Spring chromosome 7D, IWGSC CS RefSeq v2.1, whole genome shotgun sequence genome:
- the LOC123164540 gene encoding disease resistance protein RGA5, whose protein sequence is MVGLGVGVGTGALGSVIGKLATLLGDEYMMLKKVRKDIAFLERELRRMQILVDTLADMEELDELAKDWKGTMRDLSYDMEECIDRFMLRLGNGDAKPRFRKKTVRQLKTLFERHGIGTQIKELKARVEEENQRRQRLNLDKYIVSPTRAVAIDPRLAAFHGITKGLVAIDGRRDQVISWLTEESEELKVVAIVGGGGLGKTTLAMETYRKIGGNYQCRASVSVSRTPDLEKLLKDVLSQIDEAAFSKCQAERWEKDQLVRQIRRILTGKRYFLVIDDVWKVQDWEFIKAAFPDNYNGSRIIATTRIANVAKSCCSNSCGRLYQMLPLNDGDSRILFFKRIFDSESSFPPQLEKVSARILKKCGGLPLAIITIASLLANKPQNADEWERLQDSIGAGLSYESDDGGKGMAHILLLSYWDLPHHLKTCLLYLCIYPEDAEISCEELKWKWIAEGFITSKQGNLYQEAESCFNELVNRSMIQIVDVDSFEEKYCQVHDMVLDLIISRSTEENFATVLNGVCNSLPTKMRRLSLQSSGLEQKGAIQAIIRSKLHVRSFNVFEETKDIPPLVDFLSLRVFDIYRDYSSWENKHIRNIGSFYQLRYLRMSGLGITELPADIGKLQNLETLDLRGSRIRRLPSTIAQLQKLVRLLIDNDDFVFSADMFGNMRALEEVSDIYKVDNPEKILEEFGHLTKLRKISMSRLWGWWRVSFGNVKCYREALGSSLNKLGKYSLQYLHTNGDMGNIIFRDPCCTFPHLQDLKLVHDMERIPKGMASLTNTVKLEIAVTQFDEEGLHILMGMPSLAYLQLTVGFRGTMSPMTVSSNGFKLLEVFHFHCNISYGEVGIEFAAGAMTALRRLHLSWRARLVRLRSSDDVGMGIQHLSSLMQLQVETWCVGATLEEVEALEGPVEKAVTLHPNRQTLQLHLHRKDEHLMFKDEEERKRGRPAGFFVPLAMLEENALEQEDIIRFRALPFTTALQLISRILIVDTLY, encoded by the exons ATGGTGGGCTTGGGCGTGGGCGTCGGGACAGGGGCGTTGGGCTCCGTCATCGGCAAGCTCGCCACCTTGCTCGGCGACGAGTACATGATGCTCAAGAAGGTACGCAAGGACATTGCCTTCCTCGAGCGTGAGCTCCGCAGGATGCAGATCCTGGTGGACACACTAGCGGACATGGAAGAGCTCGACGAGCTGGCCAAGGACTGGAAGGGCACCATGCGCGACCTCAGTTACGACATGGAGGAGTGCATCGACCGCTTCATGCTCCGTCTCGGGAACGGCGACGCCAAGCCCAGGTTCAGGAAGAAGACAGTGCGCCAGCTCAAGACGCTCTTTGAGCGCCATGGAATCGGCACCCAGATCAAGGAGCTCAAGGCCCGCGTCGAGGAGGAGAACCAACGGCGGCAGAGGCTAAACCTCGACAAGTATATTGTAAGTCCAACAAGGGCTGTGGCAATAGATCCCCGGTTAGCTGCGTTCCACGGAATCACCAAGGGCTTGGTGGCCATTGACGGCCGCAGGGACCAGGTTATCTCTTGGTTGACAGAGGAGAGCGAGGAGCTCAAGGTGGTGGCTATTGTTGGAGGTGGAGGGCTAGGAAAGACCACCCTAGCCATGGAGACCTATCGCAAGATTGGAGGAAACTACCAGTGTCGAGCTTCGGTGTCGGTGTCACGCACTCCTGATCTCGAGAAGCTCTTGAAAGATGTCTTGTCTCAAATCGATGAAGCTGCATTTAGTAAGTGCCAGGCGGAGAGGTGGGAGAAAGACCAACTAGTCCGTCAGATCCGGCGGATCTTGACAGGAAAGAG GTACTTCCTTGTTATTGATGATGTATGGAAAGTACAAGACTGGGAATTTATCAAAGCAGCTTTTCCTGATAATTATAATGGTAGCAGAATTATTGCTACTACACGCATTGCCAATGTAGCCAAGTCATGTTGTTCTAACTCATGTGGTCGGCTCTATCAAATGCTACCTTTGAATGATGGTGATTCCCGAATATTGTTCTTTAAGAGAATTTTTGACTCAGAAAGCTCCTTCCCTCCTCAACTAGAAAAGGTTTCAGCTAGGATCTTAAAAAAATGTGGTGGTCTGCCATTGGCTATAATTACCATTGCGAGTTTGCTAGCCAATAAACCTCAAAACGCAGATGAATGGGAGAGACTCCAAGATTCCATTGGTGCAGGTCTTTCATATGAGAGTGATGATGGTGGAAAGGGTATGGCACATATATTGTTACTTAGTTATTGGGATCTCCCACACCACTTGAAGACTTGTTTGTTGTACTTATGTATATATCCAGAGGACGCGGAAATCTCGTGTGAAGAACTGAAATGGAAATGGATAGCCGAAGGGTTTATTACTTCAAAACAGGGAAATTTGTATCAAGAAGCAGAGAGTTGTTTTAATGAACTTGTCAACAGAAGCATGATCCAGATAGTTGATGTTGACAGTTTTGAAGAGAAATATTGTCAGGTTCATGATATGGTGCTTGACCTTATAATTTCTCGGTCAACTGAAGAgaattttgccactgttttgaatggTGTGTGCAATTCGTTGCCAACCAAGATGCGTCGACTCTCCCTGCAATCTAGTGGGCTTGAACAGAAAGGGGCAATCCAAGCCATCATAAGAAGTAAGTTACATGTTCGCTCATTTAATGTGTTTGAAGAAACAAAGGATATACCACCACTTGTGGACTTCCTATCCTTGCGTGTGTTTGATATATACAGGGATTATTCATCGTGGGAAAACAAGCATATAAGAAATATAGGAAGTTTCTACCAACTGAGGTATTTGAGGATGAGCGGACTAGGAATCACAGAGCTTCCTGCAGATATTGGAAAGCTACAGAACTTAGAGACACTTGATTTGCGGGGAAGTCGTATTAGAAGACTGCCATCAACAATAGCCCAGCTACAGAAACTGGTACGCCTATTGATTGACAACGATGACTTTGTATTTTCTGCTGATATGTTTGGGAACATGCGAGCCCTGGAGGAAGTGTCAGATATCTATAAAGTTGACAACCCTGAAAAAATTTTGGAAGAGTTTGGACATCTAACAAAATTGAGAAAGATTTCGATGAGTAGGTTATGGGGGTGGTGGCGTGTGAGTTTTGGGAATGTTAAATGCTATCGAGAAGCACTGGGGTCGTCTCTAAATAAGTTGGGTAAATACAGCCTTCAGTATCTTCATACTAACGGAGATATGGGAAACATTATATTCAGGGATCCATGTTGCACGTTTCCACACCTCCAAGATCTTAAACTGGTGCATGACATGGAAAGGATTCCCAAGGGAATGGCCTCCCTAACCAATACCGTGAAATTGGAGATAGCAGTCACACAATTTGATGAAGAAGGTCTCCACATTCTCATGGGTATGCCTTCTCTGGCCTATCTCCAGCTAACGGTAGGGTTTCGTGGCACCATGAGTCCCATGACTGTTAGTAGTAACGGATTCAAGCTCCTAGAGGTGTTCCACTTCCACTGTAACATATCATACGGAGAAGTGGGGATAGAATTTGCAGCAGGTGCTATGACAGCACTCCGGCGGCTCCATCTTTCCTGGCGCGCAAGGCTAGTTAGGTTGAGGTCTAGTGATGATGTTGGCATGGGCATCCAGCATCTTTCAAGCCTTATGCAACTCCAGGTCGAAACTTGGTGTGTTGGTGCAACTCTAGAGGAGGTGGAGGCCCTAGAGGGTCCCGTTGAAAAAGCAGTCACCTTGCATCCCAACCGTCAGACTCTTCAACTCCATCTCCATAGAAAAGATGAACATCTTATGTTCAAGGACGAGGAGGAAAGGAAGAGGGGAAGGCCCGCTGGTTTCTTCGTTCCTTTGGCCATGTTGGAGGAGAATGCGCTAGAG CAAGAAGATATCATCCGATTCCGTGCTCTGCCATTTACCACGGCTCTGCAACTTATCTCCAGAATACTGATAGTGGACACCTTATACTAG